The genomic segment GGATTCCCGTGTGCTCGGGGCGCAGGCACAGACGGGGGAGACACTGGAGGCGCTCACGGCCCGCAAGCCGACCATGATTGTCTTTACACGCCACCTCGGCTGCCCGTTCTGCCGCGAGGTGCTACGGATTCTGGCGACCCGGCGTGCGGGGATCGAGGCGACCGGTATCCAGCTTGCCTTGGTGCACATGGCGAGCGAGGCGCAGGCCGCGCCGTTCTTCGCCAGCTTCGGCTTGGGCGATCTGCCGCGCTTCGCGGACCCGAGACAGCAGCTCTACAAGGCATTTGGTCTGCAGCGGATGCGCTGGTGGGAGGTCTTCACACCGCGTTTCTGGCTCAAGGGAATCGCGATGACCACACGCAACGGCGGCGGCCTGCCGGTAGGGGATGTGTTCCAGCTCGCGGGAGCGTTTGTGGTCTTTCAAGGACGCATCGTCCAAGAGATTCGCACGGCCCGCTCTAGCGATACCCTAGAGCTGCCTCGCTAGCGACGGCACCAACCGATAGTCAACAGTATCGTTGCTACCAGAGTCAGTGGAATTGAGAGGAAACCCCAGCTCTTGCTGAACGAGGAAAGGTTGAGGAAGGTGCCAAAGAGCGCTAGACAAAGCCCGAGGCTGATGCGAAGCACGCCACTCCACTTTGGCTCCATTCCTTTACCCCACTCGGCGATTCCGAGGAGGGCGACCAACCCGATGAGAGTCAGGGCCGTGCCGCTGATCTGAAAGATTCGTGCTCGGTCACCAAAGGGATCGTCGAGGGGCAGCAGACGCGACGCGATCAGGAGGGCCGCTCCGTTGAAAATCGCAAGCATGCCGAGGCGGCGCTGGCTTCGGATGGTCATGTCGCTATTATAGCGCTGGGGGAGCGGCCCCGGTTGTGGTGGCAGAATTTAATCTTTCTCCGGGCAAACTGCGCTACAATCGGGGCATGATAAGCAAACGCACCCTGGCTCTGAGTGGAGCCCTGATCCTTGGCACGAGCACGGCGCTGGTCGCGCGGCAGCGGCTGGATATCCTCAAGGGCGGCTCGCTGCGGCTGGCGGCGACGGGCTGGACGATCTCTCCCGTGGGGTCGGCACATGCGACGATGGGGGACACGCTGCTCTCTGCGGCGCTTCGGCCCGATGGCCAGCTCCTTGCGGTGACCAATGGCGGCGGCGCGGCACACGGGGTCAGCCTGATCGACACGGCGACCGGGGCGCTGAAGCAGCAGGTGAAGTTTGGGCGAACCCACGCGGGGCTGGTCTGGTCGCCCGATGGTGGGACTCTCTTTATCTGTGGCGGGAACTCCGGGCTGATCCAGGTCTTGACCAAGCAGGCCGATGGCAGCTACGCGCCCGGAGCGCCGCTGACCGTGCTCGACACCAAGCCCATTGCGGCGGGGACAAAGAAGGCAAAGCGCCAGAGCGGGGTCTATCTGGGGGGAATTACCCTGGCTCCCAGTGGCAAGCGCCTCTACGCCGCCGATCTCACGAGCGATACGATTGTCGCGCTGAATACCGATGGCACGGAGAAGATCGAGCGGGAGCTAGAGGACGGCGCAAGGCCGGGGGCGCTGAGGCCGACCGCGGACGGAAAGTATCTCCTCTGTGCGCTCTGGGGCAAGGCGCAGGTGCTGGTGCTGGATGCGGCGACCCTGGAGACCAAGCGGACCCTGAAAGTGGGGGCGCATCCCAACGACCTCCTGCTCGCCTCCGATGGCCGGCTCTTTGTCTCGTGTGGCAACGACGACTCGGTCTATGTGTTTGACTTTGCCAACCTCGATGTCTCGGCGTCGGTGCGCGATGAGGACTCGCCGCAGCTGGAGAAGATTGTCACGCGCCTGCCTCAGCAGAGCTCGCCGGGGGCTACGCCGTCGTCGCTGGCGCTCTCCCCCGACGAAAAGACCCTCTATGTCGCCTGCTCGGATATCAACGCGGTCGCCGTGATCGCCACCGAGCGCCGGGGCGGGAGCAAGGTCGCTGGGTTCATTCCCACCGCACACTACCCGACCACGGTGACGGTCTCCAGTGATGGGAAGAAGCTCTTTATCGGCAGTAGTAAGGGAGTCGGTACGGGGGCAAACCCCAGCGAGAAGCCCGACCCCGAGTACGCCCGCGGCTTTTCGTATATCCTGAGCCTGCTCAGTGGCGTGGTCTCCACGGTCCCGACCCCCGATGCCAAGCAGCTCGCCGACCACACGCGCAAGTGCCTTGCCAATGTCCCCAAGGTCCGCGAGCCCAAGCCCGGCAGTAGCGCGATTCCCAGCAAGCTCGGGGAGAGGTCTCCCATTGAGCACGTGCTCTACATCATCAAGGAGAACCGCACCTACGACCAGGTGCTGGGCGACCTGGGCAAGGGCAACGGCGATAAGAGCCTCTGTCTGTTCGGCGAGGATGTCACCCCCAACCACCACGCGCTGGCCCGTGAGTACGTCACGCTGGACAACCTCTACTGCTCTGGCGAGGTGAGTGTGGACGGCCACCACTGGAGCAACGCGGGGATTGTCCCGGACTTCATGCAGCGCACCTGGCCCGCGCAGTACGGCGGCAAGGGCGCACCCCCGCTCAATGGCGGCGACTCGGGCGACCCGCTCTCGATGACACCGTCGGGGAAGATCTGGGACGCCTGCCAGCGCGCTGGGGTGAGCTACCGGACCTACTACTACCACACCAAGAAGAACCAGAGCGAGGAGTGGGCCGCCGCCCGTGCCAAGGGCGAGCGCGACTCCAAGGCCGCCGATATCTTTATCCGTGAGCTGGCCGAGTTTGAGAAGAACAACAACCTCCCCAAGTTCATGGTCATGGCGCTCTCCGAGGACCACACCCGGGGCGCGACCGCGGGTGCGTTTACCCCCAAGGCCTCGGTGGCGTCCAACGACCAAGGAATCGGCAAGATTGTGGAGGCGTGTAGCAAGAGCAAGTACTGGAGCAAGCTGGCGATCTTCATTATCGAGGACGATGCCCAGAACGGCCCTGATCATGTCGATGCCCACCGAACTGTGGGGCTGGTGGTCTCGCCCTACACCCGCTTGGGGCGCGTGGACTCGACTTTCTACACCACCTGCTCGTTCTTGCGCTCGATGGAGCTGATCCTGAACGTGCCGCCGCTCTCGGTCTTTGATGCCAGTGCCACCCCGCTCTGGGCCAGCTTCGGCACCAAGCCCGACACCACTCCCTACACCTGCCGCCCGCCCAAGATCGACCTGAATGCCAAGAACCCCGGCGGCACGAGCGAGGCCAAGGAGTCGGCGGAGCTGGACCTCGACGAGCCCGACCACCTCGACCAGGCCGAGGAGCAGACCCTCAATAAGGTGATCTGGGAGAGTGTCAAGGGCAAGGGCGTCCCTTACCCCGGCCCGACCCACCGGTTCCTGGGGATGTCTACGGCTTCACCGCAAGCGCCCCGGGGATATTGAGCACGCCCTTGCCGATGCGCCCGGCGTAGCTGGGGTTGACACTGTCCACCGAGCGCGCGCTCTTGGTGAGGGCATCGCCCACTTTATCGGCGGGCAGGCTCGGGCTGGCGGCGCGGACCAGCGCGGCGGCACCGGAGACAAACGGTGCCGCAAAGCTCGTGCCGGACCACGTGGCAAACCCGCCGCCGATATAGGTGCTACGGATAGCGGTGCCCGGGGCGGAGAGGGCGACATGGGAGCCGTAGTTGGAGAAGCTGGACTTCTGGTCGGTGCTATCCACGGCGGCGACTGCGATCGCATCGCTGAAGCCGGCGGGGTAGTCGCGCTGCTCCTTGCCGGCGTTGCCGGCGGAGGCGACAACCACGACCCCGGCTTTGCGGGCATCCTGGATTGCATTCTGCAGGGTTCGTGAGGCCGTGGGGGTTCCAAAGCTCAGGTTGACCACGCTCGCGCCGTGGGAGACCGCCCAGCGCAGCCCCCGGACCACGTCAAAGACCGTCCCGGTGCCGTCGGCGTTGAGCACCCGCACCGGCATGATCCTGGCATCGGGGGCGACCTGTGCAATCACGCCCGCGACCATGGTCCCGTGGCCTCGCGCCTGGTTCTGGGAGCCGTCGGCACTATCGTCGGGGGCGGCTGTGGGGGTGATGGCGTTGTAGCCCGTGGTCAGGTGCCCACTGAGCGTCGGGTGGCTCGCCTCGACCCCCGTATCGAGCACCGCAACCGTCACGGAGCTGCTACGGCGGACACTGCGCGAGACGCTCAGCCCGACTTGCAGGCTTGGGTTGGGGTTGACCGTCGACGCACCGTAGTTGCTCGACAGCGAGACATAGCTACTATCGGAAGTGCCGACAAAGTCAAACGGGACATGGATCGGGTCGCCGGTGACACTCCCGCCCTCGGGGCAGCGCACGCCGTCGTCGGGCTCCGCATCGGTGAAGCGGGGGTCCTTGAGCATCCGCGCTGTGAGGCTCCCCCGGTCCTCGTGGTCGTCGTCGCGCTGCCGGAACTGGTAGAGGCTGCCGTCGGACTCGCCATCCGCGAGGGTGAGGCCGTACTCACGTGCGAGTGCCGCAGGGTCGACCCCGGGCTGGAGCCGTAGGACAATCCCCCGAGCCAGCGCGCTGTTGGGCGAGGGAGTCGGAGACGGGGTGGGCGTGGGGCTTGTCGTGCCGCTGCTTCCGCCGCAGCCTTGGAGAGCGAGGCTCACCAGTGCGAGCCCCAGGAGTGCAAATGCTGATCTCGTCATCATGTCTTGATTATCCACTTCCTAGCAAGCAAAACGCTGCCCAGTAGTACGGGTGCGGACGCTGCCTCTGGAGGGCTTGTTGCGCCGCCCGTAGTGCTCCCGCAGGGGATCTTCCCTCGGCGAGCCGTTCGTAAAAATCCGCCATCAGGGTCGCCGTCGCTGCATCGTCGGCGGGCCAGAGGCTCGCGGCCACCCGCTGTGCCCCCGCCGCCAGAAAGCCGCGCACCAGCCCAAAAGGCTCCTCTCCCGCCCCGATCTGCGCCACGGCGGTCTGGCAGGCCGAGAGGGTCACCAGGTCCGCGTCGAGGCGCAGCCCGTAGAGGTCCCGTGCGAGCAGCCAGCCATCGGCGAGCTGTAGGCCCGAGAAGAGCGGGTTGTCCTGGCGGAAGAGCGCGTGGGTGGCCAGGTGCAGGATCGCCTTCCCCGCACTCGCCGCCTGGACTGCTTCGAGGGTCGCCGCGCTCCCCGTCAGTGTCGTCACCCCCGTGAGACACGGGGTAATTGCTTCGACTTCCGCTTGGGCCTGCTCGGTTCCCACGCTGGGGAGGCTGACTAAGAGCGCGGGGCCGGTGCGTAGGGTCGAGCTTGCCCTGCGCTGGGAGAGCGTGTGCCAGACCGCCGCACTGGGCGTGACCACGAGTTCATGACGGTCCAGAAGATAGGCAGTGCCGTCGTGTAGGGCGGCGAGGGGCAGGCCGTGGAGGGGACCGGTGGGAACGACGATCAGCCGCTCGGTGCGAATCTTCTCCGCGAGCGGGCGAAAGCTGAGGTCGTAGAGCTGCCCTAGGACCGCATCCAGCTCGGTCTTGAGGGCGGGCGCGAGGAGGGGACGAAGGCTGGGAGCGCCGGCCATCTTTTGCAGGTGGTAGCGGAAGCGGCGCGCGGCGTGCTGGAGCTCGGTGAGGGAGGCGAGGTGGGGGACAGCGCTCAGGCGCTCCCGCTCCAGAACAAACGCCCCAAGGCTCTGGCCGAAGCGCCCGTAGACCAGGAGGGTCTCGTCGGGGGCGAGGGCTGCCTGGAGGCTCGCGAGGTCCGGGAGGGTGCTCTGAAAGATGCTCTGGGGGAGGAGCTGGGAGAGCTCACTCTGGCGGAGTGCCTGGGCGTAGGCGGACTCCAGCTGCGAGAGATCGCGGGCGACCAGGCCATGACGCTGGGGCTCGCTGGGGTCTTGAGGGAGA from the Armatimonas rosea genome contains:
- a CDS encoding S8 family serine peptidase encodes the protein MMTRSAFALLGLALVSLALQGCGGSSGTTSPTPTPSPTPSPNSALARGIVLRLQPGVDPAALAREYGLTLADGESDGSLYQFRQRDDDHEDRGSLTARMLKDPRFTDAEPDDGVRCPEGGSVTGDPIHVPFDFVGTSDSSYVSLSSNYGASTVNPNPSLQVGLSVSRSVRRSSSVTVAVLDTGVEASHPTLSGHLTTGYNAITPTAAPDDSADGSQNQARGHGTMVAGVIAQVAPDARIMPVRVLNADGTGTVFDVVRGLRWAVSHGASVVNLSFGTPTASRTLQNAIQDARKAGVVVVASAGNAGKEQRDYPAGFSDAIAVAAVDSTDQKSSFSNYGSHVALSAPGTAIRSTYIGGGFATWSGTSFAAPFVSGAAALVRAASPSLPADKVGDALTKSARSVDSVNPSYAGRIGKGVLNIPGALAVKP
- a CDS encoding bifunctional YncE family protein/alkaline phosphatase family protein, whose translation is MISKRTLALSGALILGTSTALVARQRLDILKGGSLRLAATGWTISPVGSAHATMGDTLLSAALRPDGQLLAVTNGGGAAHGVSLIDTATGALKQQVKFGRTHAGLVWSPDGGTLFICGGNSGLIQVLTKQADGSYAPGAPLTVLDTKPIAAGTKKAKRQSGVYLGGITLAPSGKRLYAADLTSDTIVALNTDGTEKIERELEDGARPGALRPTADGKYLLCALWGKAQVLVLDAATLETKRTLKVGAHPNDLLLASDGRLFVSCGNDDSVYVFDFANLDVSASVRDEDSPQLEKIVTRLPQQSSPGATPSSLALSPDEKTLYVACSDINAVAVIATERRGGSKVAGFIPTAHYPTTVTVSSDGKKLFIGSSKGVGTGANPSEKPDPEYARGFSYILSLLSGVVSTVPTPDAKQLADHTRKCLANVPKVREPKPGSSAIPSKLGERSPIEHVLYIIKENRTYDQVLGDLGKGNGDKSLCLFGEDVTPNHHALAREYVTLDNLYCSGEVSVDGHHWSNAGIVPDFMQRTWPAQYGGKGAPPLNGGDSGDPLSMTPSGKIWDACQRAGVSYRTYYYHTKKNQSEEWAAARAKGERDSKAADIFIRELAEFEKNNNLPKFMVMALSEDHTRGATAGAFTPKASVASNDQGIGKIVEACSKSKYWSKLAIFIIEDDAQNGPDHVDAHRTVGLVVSPYTRLGRVDSTFYTTCSFLRSMELILNVPPLSVFDASATPLWASFGTKPDTTPYTCRPPKIDLNAKNPGGTSEAKESAELDLDEPDHLDQAEEQTLNKVIWESVKGKGVPYPGPTHRFLGMSTASPQAPRGY
- a CDS encoding AhpC/TSA family protein, which produces MQETQLDSRVLGAQAQTGETLEALTARKPTMIVFTRHLGCPFCREVLRILATRRAGIEATGIQLALVHMASEAQAAPFFASFGLGDLPRFADPRQQLYKAFGLQRMRWWEVFTPRFWLKGIAMTTRNGGGLPVGDVFQLAGAFVVFQGRIVQEIRTARSSDTLELPR